The Hydrogenispora ethanolica nucleotide sequence CCAATTACCGGCTGCACGTCAAAAGTCCGGTGAATGGCGGTACGATTATTCGAATCATTATTCCCAAGGATTGGGAGGGTCGGGAGACAGATGCGAATCGTTGTGGTTGAAGATGAACTCCGTACCCGGAGAAGTATTATTAAGTTGCTCACCAAGCTCAATCCCGATTACCGGGTGGTTGGCGAGGCCGAGGACGGCGCCGCGGGTCTGACGGTGATCGAGCAGACCGCGCCGGATCTGGTCATTACGGACATCAAAATGCCCAATATCGACGGCTTGGAGATGATCAAGACACTGAAGCTGCGGAACGCGGATCTTCGCAGCAAATTCCTCATTCTCAGCGGCTATGCCGAGTTCGAATATGCCCAACAGGCATTGAAACTGGGGCTGGTTGAGTACCTGTTAAAACCGATCACCGTCCCTGAATTGATCGCCAGCCTTCAAAGTATCGAGCGGATGCTGGCCAAGGAGCAAGAGGCCGCCGGGATGCTGGCGGCGCGGTCGGAACCGCCGGAGAAACTTTTGGGAAAGATCATGATGGACCAAGGCAATTCGCCGGCGGATATCGGGAAACTGGCCCAGCATTTTGAGCAAGTTGCCGCTGTCCGGTGGTCCCTGGGATTAATCCGCTTTGAGCCGGATGTGCCAGAGCCGGAGCAGGAGGATTGGGTCGCCGAGTTGACCAGGCTGATCGGGGATGACAGCTGGGGCGAACTGCGGCCGTTGCTGGCCGCCAACAAGCCCCGGAGGGAACTGGCGTTACTTTTTCCACAGCAGGCGGCGGGCTCCGGCGCTAGCTTCATGGGAAAGCTGCGGAGTCACTGCGCGGATCACTGGTCCGGCGAGGTGGTGGCCGGCTATGCGGAGCTGGACGGGTTGGAGACGATCGGCCGGACGTATCTGTGGATCAGCGCTAACCTGAAGTGGAATCTGGTATTGGAGGATATCGTTTTCCAGGAGAAGGTGGCGCTGTTCAAGCCGGAGCAATTTATATATCCCACCGAGATGGAGATCAAAATCACCCAGCGGATTGCGACTTTGAATTTTGGGGACCTTTTCGACGAGCTGGAACAGTTTTTTGGCCGCCTCAAGGCGCGTTTATTCCATCCCGACGATTTGCGAGAGGCGGTCACCCGGCTGACGGGAGCGGTGCTCTATGCGATCCAGCGGGAACGGGCTGAAATGAATGACCAGGTCAAAAACACCTTGATTATCAGCAGGATGGACCAGTGTCTTTGGCTCGGAAATAAGCGGAAAATCCTGGAGGATCTCCTCCGCCAGGTGGCCGGGGAATGCAGCCGGAAAGTCAGCCAGTATAACCTGGTGATCCGGAAAACCCTGAAGATCATCGAGAAAGAGTACCATCTGGATCTCTCCTTGGAGTATCTGGCGGGAAAGCTGCACATCACGCCGGAGTATTTAAGTGCGCTTTTCGCACGGGAAACCGGGAAAAATCTCATCGCTTACCTGACCGAATACCGGATCGAAAAATCAAAGGATCTGTTGTTGAGCCGGCAGTATAAGATTTACGAGATCGCCAAAATGGTGGGATATTCCGACGTCAAATACTACTGCAAAGTCTTCAAGAAGATCACCGGGCATTCGGCGGGAGACTATCTGAAGCTGTCTTGTTAACGCATTGCAAGAAATCAGGAGAAATGGATCTTTTTGTCATGATTGGCGCGAAAAAATAACGAAGCGGCGTTTCGTATGCAGAAAATTAACCAATCGTTTTCCGTGGGGCCTATCGCAAACATAAAGCATAGCCCCATTTTTGTTTAAAAAATTGCACCTTTATAAAGGATTTCGGATTTATCGTTTTACAGAACCGTAATAAAATGAAATTGTTCCAGAAACAAGAAAAAAGGAGTGGAAAAGTTGAAAAAGGCAAACAAAAAAATCTTGTCCGTGTTGTTTGTGTTGGTCATGGGGCTCTCTTTAACGGCGGCCAACGCCGCGGCGCCCAAAGTCAAGCTGAGAATGTGGAATATCTTCCCCGGCGCGGTTCAAGACGCCTTCAAGTCGATCGTGCATGATTATAATGCTTCGCAGGACAAAGTGGAAGTGGTTCCGGAGTATATTCCGCTGCCGGAATTGAAAAAGCAGCTCTCCATCGGCATGGCGGGCGATGATCTTCCCGACCTGGTCACGGTGGACAATCCGGATCAGGCGGCGTTTTCGGCCATGGGCGTCTTCGAGGACATCACTCAGCGCCTGGCCAAGTGGAAACAAGTGAACAAGTTCTTCAAAGGGCCGATCCAATCCACCATTTACAACAAAAGACAGTACGGGTTGCCGTTTTACAGCAATTGTCTCGCCCTTTTCTACAATGAAACCATGCTACAGGAAGCCGGCGTGAAGCCGCCCCGCAACTTCGGGCAAGTCATGGAAGCGACCAAGAAACTGACCACCAAGGAGCACTACGGTCTGGCCATCTGCGCGGCGCGGAGCGAGGAAGGGACCTTCCAATTCCTGCCCTGGCTGATCGCGTCCGGCGGGAATTTCGCCAAGCTTGACGATGCCAAAGCGACCCGCGCGCTTCAGATGTGGACCGATTTGGTGAAAAAAGGATACATGAGCAAAGAAGTGATCAACTGGGGACAGCCGGATGTTGAGAAACAGTTCGCTGCGGGCAAAGCGGCCATGATGATCAATGGCCCGTGGCAGATTTCCAATCTCAAGAAGGACGCTCCCGATCTGAAGTGGAACGTGGCCCTCTTCCCGAAAGATAAAAAGGAAGCCTCGGTGCTCGGCGGTTACAACATCGCGATTCTCAAGGGCAAACAAGTGAATGAAAGCTTCCAATTCCTGACCTATCTCTGCAGTAAGAATGTGATGGCCAAGTTCTGCAGGCTGTCGGGGCATCTGCCGGCCCGGAGCGATGTCGCTCAGGATGATACCTGGCAAAAGGATCCAATCCTGAAAACCTTTATGGATCAAATGAAATACGCGATGCCGCGGGGACCCCATCCCAAATGGCCGGAGTTCTCCGGGGCCATCCAGATTGCTATCCAGGAAGCCCTCTCCGGATTCAAAACACCGGCCCAAGCGCTGAAGGATGCCTCCAAAAAAGTGAATATCGTGCAATAAGTTCTTTCATCAGGCTGGGTTCATTGCTTCGAATGAGTGGCCCAGCCTGATTCAGTCAAGACAAGATGCGGGGGATGTTTCTCATCCCCCACAGCCAAGCGGCTGAAAAAACCCGAAATTGGCCGGGGTTGGTTTGCGAAACCGGTTTCCGTTGAGCCGAATCCTTGGCAAAAGAGAGCCGGATGGATTGGAATGGATGAATTGAGGGGACTGCCTCAATCTTCTTCAGGATACCCAAAAATGTTTGAAGCATCGTTCGATAAGTTGAAATAAATACGGCCAATCGTTGTTTATTTCAAACTTATGAATCAAGGAAATATGTTGCAATCGCCAAAGTTATGCAAAGAACTGATTGCAACGTTTATCGATTGGGGTGGGATGATTATGAAAAAATCTCGAGCGGAAGCCGGGGATTGGGCGAAGTATCTGTTTGTACTGCCGGCGCTGCTGTTTATGTTGGCCTTTATCGGCTATCCGATTATTTATAACATAATCCTGAGCCTGCGGGACGTCAGCGTGATGACGTTTCAAAATGCCAAGGAACTGGTGGGCCTCAGGAATTATGTGCAGCTTTTCACCGAGTCGAATGGCATTTTGAACCTTTCGATCCTGAACACTTTCTTTTATACGGCGGTCTGTCTGATCTTCCAGTTTTCCATCGGGTTCGCTTTCGCCATCTTTTTCGCGCTGAGGTTCCGCTATGCCAGCTTTCTGCGCGGGCTGGCGATGATCGCCTGGATGGTGCCGATGACCATCACCGGCCTGATGTTTAAGTACATGTTGAGCCCGAGCGGCGGCTTGATCAATGAGATCCTGATGGCGCTGCACCTGGTCAAGGAGCCGGTGGAGTGGCTGATCAACGGGAAAACCGCGATGTGGGGCATTATCATCACCAATATCTGGGTGGGCATACCCTTCAATATGATCCTCCTGGCCACCGGGATCACCACGATACCCGAGAGCGTCTATGAGAGCGCCAATATTGACGGAGCCAATTTCCTGCAGAAGTTTTTCTGCATTACGGTTCCGATGATCCGGCCGGCGATCATGTCCGTGCTGACCCTGGGCTTTATCTATACCTTCAAAGTGTTCGACCTGGTCTTCATCATGACCAACGGCGGGCCGGTCAATGCGACGGAGGTACTCTCCACCTTGGCGTACCGGATGTCTTTCGTGGAGTTTAACTTCAGCAAAGGCGCGACGGTATCCAATGTCCTGTTCATCATCCTGTTCTTCGTCGGCCTTTTCTACTTACGCCTGATCCGCCAGAATGAGGAGGTCATGTAGATGAAATCACCCGCCTGGAGACTATCGGACCAGCACCGGGAGTGGCTCTTGAACGGAATCGCCATTGCGATCTGCGCTGTCTTTCTCTTCCCCATCTATTGGCTGATCGTGACCTCGCTCAAGACGGAGGCGGAGATCTTCCGGACGCCGCCCACCTTATTCCCGACGGCGGTGCAGTTTAAGAACTACATCGTCGAATCCAGCGGCGGCTTCAGCATCTACCGCTCCTTCTTCAACAGCATGCTGATCTCGCTCAGCACGATGGTCATCTCGATGGCCCTCTCGACGCCGGCCGCCTATGGCATGGCCCGCTACAACATGTCGTTCAAAAAGACCATGCTGCTTTTGTTCCTGGTTACGCAGATGATGCCGCCGACACTGATCCTGACCCCGCTGTTCATCATCTTTAAGCAAGCGCGGGTGCTCAACACCTATCTGGCGCCGATCATCGCCGACTGCACCATCGCCATCCCGTTCAGCGTCCTCACCCTCCGGACCTACTTCCTGTCGATCCCCAAGGAGCTGGAGGAGTCGGCCCGGATCGACGGCTGCAACAAATTCGTGGCCTTTATGAGAATCATGATTCCGGTGTCCTATCCCGGCGTCATTGTGTCGGCGGCTTTCTCATTCCTGTTCGCCTGGGGCAACCTGATCTATCCGCTGACCTATCTCACCAATCAGGCGATGCGCCCGTTGACCGCGGGAATCTATAACTTCATCATTGCCGAGTACGGCATCAGTTGGAACCGGGTGATGGCTTTCGGGGTCCTGACGGTGCTCCCGGTCATCGTCATCTTTATCAGCTTGCAAAAATACCTGGTTGGCGGTCTAACCACCGGCACCGTCAAAGGATAATAGGAGGAACAGCCAATGTCGAATCAAACAAGCGCCAACGAAGCAAAGTATGGGCCGTTAAAATGGACGAAGAACGCCGCTGCCGTGCAAAACCAAAAGGGCGGCATCTTTGTGAACGTGGCCAAATTCCCGAAGATCACCGAGCTGAAGGAGGTTGCCTTTTTACTGGCCCAACGGGTCAAGAGCTACCGCAGGGAGCAGAACGCCGTGGCCTTTCAGGTCGAGGGGAAATTCTACCGCCAAGCGCCGCAATACCGTTACCTGGATTTCCGGCCGATGCACGACGAGTTGCCCAACACCCGGAATCTCTGCGTCCGGCTGAGCTTTCTCAATGACGATGTGGTGCGGATCCAGCTGGCCGAGGGCATGGCGGTCCCGGAGAACCGGACCGAGATGATCGGCGATTGTCAGTACGAACCGGTCCAGCTGGCGGTGGTGGAAGACGCGGCGGAAGTTGTCATCTCCACCCGCCGGATTACGGTGCGGATCCATAAAGAACCTTGGAACCTGACGATCAGCGACTGCGCCGGCAAGATCTTTTACAAACAATTCAGCGGCGACGAGCATTCGTTCATGAAATACGAGGTTTGCCCGTTCGGCTTTTTGTATGACCGCGACCATCAGGAGAAATTCAGCTGCGAGGGGGTTTATTTCGACGATGCCGAACATTTTTACGGTTTTGGGGAGAAATTCGGCGCTCTCGACAAGAAGGGCCAGACCTTGAACCTCTGGAACGCCAATGCGATGGGGACCAATACCGAGCGCAGCTATAAAAATATCCCCTTCTTCATCAGTTCCCGGGGCTATGGGGTCTTTTACAACACTTCCTACAAGCTAAACTGCGATATGGGCAATTCGCTCTACAAAGCCTATTCCATCATGAGCGGCGATCCGGCGCTGGACTTTTTTGTGATCCATGGGCCTTCGATCAAGGAGATCCTGCCGCGCTACACTGCCATCACCGGCAAGCCGGTGATGCCGCCCAAATGGTCTTTCGGCCTGTGGATGAGCAAGATCAGCTACGGCTCCCGGGAAGAGGTGGAAGGGGTCGCCAAGAAGCTGCGCGAGCGCCAGATTCCCTGCGACGTCATTCATATCGACACCGACTGGTTCGACGAGAGCTGGGTCTGCAACTGGAAATTCTCCGAAAAGCGTTTCCCCAAGGTGGCCGAGATGATCGCCGACCTGAGCCGGGACGGTTTTAAGATCTCCCTGTGGCAGCTGCCCTACGTCGAGAAAGGCAATCTGACGGTCAATGACGTCTATGAAGAGGGCATGGCCAAAGGCTACTTCGCCTGCGCCGGCGATGGCGAGCTGGAGTTCCCGCACGGCCTGATCGATTTCTCCAATCCCGAGGCGGTGGACTGGTACCAGCACAAACTGCTCCAACCGCTGCTGGAATTGGGGATCAAAGCGATTAAGGTCGATTTCGGCGAGTCGGCGCCGGCCTCCTATACCTATCAGAATTGCGACGGCAAGGCCATGCACAATCTGTACGCCTTGCTCTACAATAAAGCGGCCTACGAGGCCACGGCGGAGGTCTACGGCGAGGAAGACGCGGTGATCTGGGCGCGCAGCACCTGGGCGGGTTCGCAGAAGTATCCGGTCCACTGGGGCGGCGACGCCGGAACCGACTTCCACGGGCTGGCTTCTTCGATCAAGGGCGGGCTCGGCTTCGGTTTGTCGGGATTCCCGTTCTGGAGCCACGATATCGGCGGTTTCTGGTTCGATACCAACCCGGTGCTGTTCGCACGCTGGACCCAAGTGGGCATGTTCAGTTCCCATGCCCGGACTCACGGCTTCTTCACCCGGGAACCCTGGGACTTCGGACCGGAAGTGGAGGCGATCTTCAAGAAGTATACCGAACTGCGCTACCGGCTGATCCCCTATATCTATTCATCGGCGCGGCAATGCGTGGCGGAGAGCCTGCCGCTCTTCCGGGCCCTGGTCCTCGAGTACCAGGACGATCCGGCGGTGGCCGGGATCGACAGCCAGTATCTCTTCGGCGAGTCCTTCCTGGTGGCGCCGATCCTCAATGAGGAGAACGTCCGCTCGATTTACCTGCCGGAAGGAATCTGGACCGACTATTGGGACGGCACCCAGTATCAAGGCAAGCAATGGCTGACCTATGAGGCGGGCCTCGACAAGCTGCCGCTCTTTGTCCGGGCCAACGCGATCATTCCCATGGGCCCGCTGATGAACTATATCGACGAGCGGGAATGCGACCCGATCACGCTCGACCTCTACCCGGTCGGCGGCCAGTCCCGTTTCGGGATCGTCGATACCGATCAAAACCGGATCCAAGTGACGCTGCAGGCCGATGAGAGCATCCGGGTCACGGTGTCGCCTTCGGAGCATCACTTCCTTTTGGAGCTGCACAATACCGGCGCGGTGACCGGGGTGACGGTGAACGGTGCGCCGGTGCCGGTAGCGGCGAACGATCCCCAAGCTCCCTGCCACCGGAACGGCCGGGGCCTGACCATCCGGGCCGAGGGCCAATCCGACCGGGAATTGGTGATCGTCGTTCAGAAAGCCTGACCGTTTTGCGCCGGGGCGACCCGCCCCGCGATGTTGCAACAAGAGAGAGCTCATCCTCGCCTGACTCCGGTCAGGCAGGGATGGGCTCTCTTTGATCAAAGCCGCGCTCCGCGGGGCGCAAACGGAAGGGGATGGCCGGCACAAACTACCGGTACCTGAAAGAGTTGGAGTCCGACTCGATTACCTGATGTGATCATAAAACCGTTTCCATTCTGGACCCGGACCGGCTCCGGGAGTTGTCCACCCGGCCTTCCGGAGGTGGCCGGGTGGACAGCGCGCGGGAATGAATCTCCGTTCCAGACTTTAAAAACCGGGAGAGTCGCCGGCGGGAACGGCCGGCTGGGGAGATTCGGTTTGGGGCCTGGATTCCGAAGGAACGGCGGTGCCGGCATGGGGCTCATTCCCGGCCGGCAAAGACTCCGCTGGCGGCGTGGCCGAACCAGGGAGAGGCTCCGGAACGGAAACTCCATTGACTGCAGAGTCCGGCTGCGGTACCCGGGAGCGGGGCGGTGCGGACAGAGGACGCCGGAGCGGTTTATCCAAATGAAAGTAAGCCTCTAGGATTTTCCGGGCAATGGGCGCGGCGCCGCCACTGCCCGAGCCGCCCTGTTCGACAAAGACCACGATGACGATCCGCGGCCGGCGGGCCGGGGCATAACATGCGAACACGCCGGAATTGTCGTAGGGCGGCTTTTGGGCGGTACCGGTTTTGCCGGCGATGGGATACCGCTCTATCGGGAAGCCTCGGAATGCCGAGGCAGCAGTGCCGCCGTCGCCGATCACTTCCATCAGCCCCTCCTGGATAATCGCCTGGACATCTGGGGGCAGCTTCAGATCCTGGACGACTTGAGGCGCGAATTTCGCCACCGGACGGCCGGCGGCCGAGGTAATCTTGGAGACCAGGCGCGGCCGGTACAGCTTGCCGCGATTGGCGAGCGCCGCGTAAACCTGGGCTAATTGCAGGGGAGTGACCGTAAGATAGGTCTGGCCGATCCCAAACATCTTCGTCTCAATGTCGAACCAAGTCTTTTCCCTGGTATGCTTGCGTTTCCATTCGGGATCCGGCACCAGGCCCGAAGCCTCCCCCGGATACAGTTGAAGGCCGGTCGGCTTCCCCAGGCCGAAGGCGCGGCTGTATTTGGCCAGGATCTCCGGACCCACCCGGCTGCTGAGTTCGCCCATGACGATATTGCAGGAATTTTTTAAACCGTCAATCACATTCTCCCGGAAATGCGCCTTCGGCCCGAAGCGGTTGGTAACCGTCCAACATTTAAAGTTCTGGCCGTAAACCGGGTCAAAGCCGTTGCAGTAGAACTGATCGTCGAGGGTGACCTTATGCTCCATGAGGGCGGACAGGACGGTAAGCGGTTTAAACGTCGAGCCCGGAGCGAACTCTCCCTGGATCGTCCGGTTGGTGAGCGGGTGCAGGGGATTCTGATAGATCGAATCGGCGACTTCCCGGGACATGACCCCGCTGAACCAGTTGGGGTCAAACCCGGGCTTGCTCACCATGGCCAGAATATCGCCGTTCCGGGGATCCAGGGCGAGCACTGCCCCGGATTTGGCATTCTTCCACTGGGTATATTTTTGGAGCCAGGCCAGCTGGGCGTCGAGCGCTTTCTCGGCCGCGGCCTGGAGCTTTAGATCGATGGTCAAATGCAGATCATAGCCGGGAACAGGCTCCCGGTTCTCCAATAGCCGCAAGGGACGGCCGTGAATATCGGCCTCGTAAATCTTGCCGCCGCCGCTTCCGCGCAAAAAATCCTCATAGGTGCGTTCCAATCCGGTTTTGCCGATCGGGTCGCCGGGATGATAGCCCTTATCCCGGAGCTGCAGGAGTTCCTGGAGATCGATCTCCCGGGTATAACCGAATAAATGGCAACCCAGCTCCCGGTAGGGGTAAAAACGGATCGGCACCTCATCCACTTCCACCCCGGCCAAGTTCAGTTGGGCTTCCTTAAGACGAATGACGGTGTCCGGATCGAGATTTTTCATGATCGGCACGTACTGGTAGTCGCTCCGGGGATATTTGGGGTTGGGCTGGAGCTTCGTCCGCAATTCGGCGGGGGTGAGCTTCAGGATTTTGCACAGCAGCGCAAGCTCTTCCGGCTTATCCTCAATATCTTCGGGAACGACCGAGACATGATGGGAGAACTGGCTGGTTGCCAAAATTTTGCCCTTGCGGTCGTAAATCATCCCGCGCGGAGCATTGATCCTAACGACCCGGGTCTGGTTCTGCCGCGATTTTACCATAATCGCCGAACCTTCCATGATCTGAAGCTGCCACAACCGGATCAATAGGACCGCGAAGACAATCAGGACGAGTCTGGAAAGATATTTGAACTTGCTCTCGAAATTCTTCAGCGCGCCGTATTCCATCCCATGATTGGGCCTCCTGCATTAAAATCCGTGCCGCCGGACGGGGTTTTCTGTTGATTATATGTCTAGGAAAAGCGGTTTAACTCATCTTCCGCATACCATATTTTGTAATCCGCGGAAACTCACTCCAAAACACTGGCGGAACCAAAAATAAAGTCCATCGCCCGCGCGGCGCAAGGATGTCCATCCGCGACAGCCCCCGCCGCAAAACGATAATACCAGGGTAGTCATTTTTAAACCGGAATATACATGGCTTCGTCCGGAACCATTCTAATGAAGACATTGGAATGCATCGAGCCAAGCGGACCGCTTTTAACGTTTCTGTTCCGGAAGCGGGGAACCGGCTTCGCAGGCGCTTTGCCGCCCGAGATGATTGGCGCGGATTTCTCATTGAAGTCCAGGCTTTTTGGGACCGGGAATTTTAACCGGCGCGCCGGAAATAACACCCGCCCCGCCGGACGCATATGCTATGGGTATACCGATCGGTGCGGGAGGCATGGTAATGGCGGAATATGAATCTTTCTCCGGTGTGATTACCCGGATCGATGATTTTTGGGTGGGGAACGGCCGGCAAGCGGGTTGTTATAAGCTGATGTCGGTCGAGAATAGCAGCGGCAACCGGGTCGATTTTGTGGTGGCTCCGGCCACTTATTTCGTCGATCACACGATGGTGAGCGTGGGGGATACGGTCACCGGGTTTTACGACACGAGCATGGCGGCGCCGGCCATTTATCCGCCCCAATTCCGGGCGGTAGTGATGGCGCGGGACGTCCCGGGCCAGAGTGTGAAGGTCGACTATTTTAACGATCAGCTGCTGAGCGGGGACGGCACTTTAAAACTGAATCTCGCTCCATCGACCGGGGTCCTGATCCAAAATGGCCAGGCTTTTACCGGAACTCCCGCCAATCGCGATCTCATCGTAGTTTACGGCCCAACCACCCGGAGTATCCCCGCTCAGACCACGCCCTCGCAGATCATTGTGATTTGCGAACGCTGACGCATATCCGGCCGGACCCGCCGGAGGAGTTTCATCCGCCGGCGCCCCCGGGAAACGCCATTTTAATTTTTCCGTTGGGAGTAAAGCGCCGGAAGTGAAAACTGCCAAGTTTCTCTTTTTGGAGACAGTCCAAGCCCCGGTTGAAGGCGCGGCCCTTCAAATCGCCGCCGACGGCATGCTGTTGTTTGGTATTGGAGCTCTGAATCGCGGCATTCGTCCCGCCGGCGCTGTCGGTTCCGCAACCGCTGGCCACTTGGGTGGCGGAGGATGTTCCCACGGCCCGATTCAATTGGTTGTTGATGACGATAACGATCTCGTGATCGTCTTTATAGTCGCCCGAACGATTGTGAGGCTGAGACTGATAACCTTTCATATCGAGATTCTTGGCCTTTCCCTGGGCCCCCACGCTCTGTTGCTGCAGGGTGTTGGACGAATCGATGGCGGCGTTATTTCCGGCCGCGCTGTTTCTGCCGGCGCCGCTGGCGATCTGGGTTGTATTGGGCGAATGGGTAATCTGGTTATTGATGATGATTACAATTCTCTTTTGTCCCGCTACGGACTCGGTAGTAATTGGTTTTCCGTCTTTATCGATGGTGATCCTGATCTTTTCATCGATGTCTGCCAATTTCACCAGTCCTCCCTCCGTTTTATATATCCTATGCAACGGAATGGAAAGACGAAATGCAATCATCGGCATATCAGTGTATCGGCATGCGAGACAAAACAATAACAGCTGGCGGCGTACGGGGGGAGGCCGGGCCTCCGTTTCGGGCCGGGCGGATAAACTCCGATTTCATTTCATTTGCATTCGGCTTTTCTATGCAAACGGCTTTGTTAAAAGTCGTTGCATTCGGAATGCAAATCTTAGTTCAGAAATTTATTTCATCTGATAGGGTTCAAAAATATTCTCAGCAATATTTTAAAGATCCGGCTATTGACTTAGAGTAAACTCTAAGAAATATACTAAAAATATCACCCGGAAGGCGTTTTTGAATCTGATTCGTTTCCGTCAATCCGCTCCAGGGGGGACCAAGCCTACTAAAAACGTTTGAATCGAAAAAGCGTCCTGGAAACAGTTTTGAAACGACTTTATCCCTTGCTTTTCTGAGCTTTTGTGAACGCCCCGACCTTCGGACGGGGTTTTTCACGACGCTTTAGACGTTAATGCCTGTCGCCGGGCGCTGCCGTTCTGTTGGCTGCGATCGTCGCGGCAGACCAAAATAGGGCATCCATCAAGAACTGGAGGAATGAATATGTTATACCGAAAATTCGGCAAGACCGGCGAAACGGTTTCCGCTTTGGGATTCGGCTGCATGCGGCTGCCGATCCGGGACGACGATCCCAGCCATATCGATGAGGCCGAGGCGATCCGGATGATCCGCTACGCCATTGACGCGGGCGTTAATTATGTGGATACCGCCTATCCCTATCACGGCACCGGTTTTACGCACGGCGGATCCAGCGAGCCGCTGGTCGCCAAGGCGCTCAAGGACGGTTACCGCGAGCGGGTCAAACTGGCGACCAAGCTTCCCAGTTGGCTGATTCAGAGCCGCGCCGACATGGACCAATACTTGGACGAGCAATTGGAGCGGCTGGAGACGGACCATATCGATTTCTACCTGGTGCATTCGTTGAATGTCAGCTCCTGGGCGACGGTAAAGCAGTTCGGCATTGCCGAATTTCTGGACCAGGCGCTGAGGGACGGCAGGATTAAGTACGCCGGCTTCTCCTTCCACGATCGGCTCCCGCTCTTCAAGGAGATCGTCGACGCCTACGACTGGTCGTTCTGCCAGATCCAATACAATTATCTGGACGAAAACTACCAGGCCGGCACGGAGGGCCTGGAGTACGCGGCGCAGCGCGGCTTGGGCATGGTGATCATGGAGCCGTTGCGCGGCGGAAAGATCGTGAATCTCCCCCAGGCGGCCCGGGATGTTTTGGAGCGGACCGGCAGCGGGCGCACCCCGGCGGAATGGGGTTTGCGCTGGGTATGGAATAGCCCGGAAGTATCGGTGGTCCTGAGCGGCATGACCACCATGGAGCAGGTGGTCGAAAACGTCAAGGCCGCCGGGGAGGTGCTGCCGGATTCCCTCAGCCAGGAAGAGCTGGCCGCCATCGAGCGGGTCAAGAGGATCTTCAACGAACGGGTCAAAGTGCAATGCACCGCCTGCGGCTACTGTATGCCTTGCCCGGTCGGGATCAATATTCCGGGCTGTTTTTCATTCTACAACGACCATTGGGTATTTGACGGCAACCCGCAGATCAAAGCGATGTACCAGCGCCAGTCCACTCTCACCAAGGCGGCGCCCGCCTCCAAGTGCGTGGCATGCGGCCGCTGTGAGAGCCACTGCCCGCAAGGCATCGCCATCCGCGACGAACTGAAACGG carries:
- a CDS encoding carbohydrate ABC transporter permease, yielding MKKSRAEAGDWAKYLFVLPALLFMLAFIGYPIIYNIILSLRDVSVMTFQNAKELVGLRNYVQLFTESNGILNLSILNTFFYTAVCLIFQFSIGFAFAIFFALRFRYASFLRGLAMIAWMVPMTITGLMFKYMLSPSGGLINEILMALHLVKEPVEWLINGKTAMWGIIITNIWVGIPFNMILLATGITTIPESVYESANIDGANFLQKFFCITVPMIRPAIMSVLTLGFIYTFKVFDLVFIMTNGGPVNATEVLSTLAYRMSFVEFNFSKGATVSNVLFIILFFVGLFYLRLIRQNEEVM
- a CDS encoding carbohydrate ABC transporter permease, coding for MKSPAWRLSDQHREWLLNGIAIAICAVFLFPIYWLIVTSLKTEAEIFRTPPTLFPTAVQFKNYIVESSGGFSIYRSFFNSMLISLSTMVISMALSTPAAYGMARYNMSFKKTMLLLFLVTQMMPPTLILTPLFIIFKQARVLNTYLAPIIADCTIAIPFSVLTLRTYFLSIPKELEESARIDGCNKFVAFMRIMIPVSYPGVIVSAAFSFLFAWGNLIYPLTYLTNQAMRPLTAGIYNFIIAEYGISWNRVMAFGVLTVLPVIVIFISLQKYLVGGLTTGTVKG
- a CDS encoding TIM-barrel domain-containing protein, which produces MSNQTSANEAKYGPLKWTKNAAAVQNQKGGIFVNVAKFPKITELKEVAFLLAQRVKSYRREQNAVAFQVEGKFYRQAPQYRYLDFRPMHDELPNTRNLCVRLSFLNDDVVRIQLAEGMAVPENRTEMIGDCQYEPVQLAVVEDAAEVVISTRRITVRIHKEPWNLTISDCAGKIFYKQFSGDEHSFMKYEVCPFGFLYDRDHQEKFSCEGVYFDDAEHFYGFGEKFGALDKKGQTLNLWNANAMGTNTERSYKNIPFFISSRGYGVFYNTSYKLNCDMGNSLYKAYSIMSGDPALDFFVIHGPSIKEILPRYTAITGKPVMPPKWSFGLWMSKISYGSREEVEGVAKKLRERQIPCDVIHIDTDWFDESWVCNWKFSEKRFPKVAEMIADLSRDGFKISLWQLPYVEKGNLTVNDVYEEGMAKGYFACAGDGELEFPHGLIDFSNPEAVDWYQHKLLQPLLELGIKAIKVDFGESAPASYTYQNCDGKAMHNLYALLYNKAAYEATAEVYGEEDAVIWARSTWAGSQKYPVHWGGDAGTDFHGLASSIKGGLGFGLSGFPFWSHDIGGFWFDTNPVLFARWTQVGMFSSHARTHGFFTREPWDFGPEVEAIFKKYTELRYRLIPYIYSSARQCVAESLPLFRALVLEYQDDPAVAGIDSQYLFGESFLVAPILNEENVRSIYLPEGIWTDYWDGTQYQGKQWLTYEAGLDKLPLFVRANAIIPMGPLMNYIDERECDPITLDLYPVGGQSRFGIVDTDQNRIQVTLQADESIRVTVSPSEHHFLLELHNTGAVTGVTVNGAPVPVAANDPQAPCHRNGRGLTIRAEGQSDRELVIVVQKA
- a CDS encoding response regulator transcription factor; translation: MRIVVVEDELRTRRSIIKLLTKLNPDYRVVGEAEDGAAGLTVIEQTAPDLVITDIKMPNIDGLEMIKTLKLRNADLRSKFLILSGYAEFEYAQQALKLGLVEYLLKPITVPELIASLQSIERMLAKEQEAAGMLAARSEPPEKLLGKIMMDQGNSPADIGKLAQHFEQVAAVRWSLGLIRFEPDVPEPEQEDWVAELTRLIGDDSWGELRPLLAANKPRRELALLFPQQAAGSGASFMGKLRSHCADHWSGEVVAGYAELDGLETIGRTYLWISANLKWNLVLEDIVFQEKVALFKPEQFIYPTEMEIKITQRIATLNFGDLFDELEQFFGRLKARLFHPDDLREAVTRLTGAVLYAIQRERAEMNDQVKNTLIISRMDQCLWLGNKRKILEDLLRQVAGECSRKVSQYNLVIRKTLKIIEKEYHLDLSLEYLAGKLHITPEYLSALFARETGKNLIAYLTEYRIEKSKDLLLSRQYKIYEIAKMVGYSDVKYYCKVFKKITGHSAGDYLKLSC
- a CDS encoding ABC transporter substrate-binding protein, with translation MKKANKKILSVLFVLVMGLSLTAANAAAPKVKLRMWNIFPGAVQDAFKSIVHDYNASQDKVEVVPEYIPLPELKKQLSIGMAGDDLPDLVTVDNPDQAAFSAMGVFEDITQRLAKWKQVNKFFKGPIQSTIYNKRQYGLPFYSNCLALFYNETMLQEAGVKPPRNFGQVMEATKKLTTKEHYGLAICAARSEEGTFQFLPWLIASGGNFAKLDDAKATRALQMWTDLVKKGYMSKEVINWGQPDVEKQFAAGKAAMMINGPWQISNLKKDAPDLKWNVALFPKDKKEASVLGGYNIAILKGKQVNESFQFLTYLCSKNVMAKFCRLSGHLPARSDVAQDDTWQKDPILKTFMDQMKYAMPRGPHPKWPEFSGAIQIAIQEALSGFKTPAQALKDASKKVNIVQ